In a single window of the Agrobacterium fabrum str. C58 genome:
- a CDS encoding GFA family protein: MTTHTGGCQCGAVRFRATGDLQDSSICHCRMCQKAFGAYYAPLVSVRNVEFEWTRGEPKRFQSSSVVKRGFCPECGTPLTYEAPDGVAVAAGAFDDPAALPPTIQWGVERKIDFVDTLHTLPAVATEDDLTQVDYLTNLVSYQHPDHDTENWPPEKR, from the coding sequence ATGACCACCCACACCGGCGGATGCCAATGCGGCGCGGTCCGTTTTCGCGCCACGGGCGACCTGCAAGACAGCTCCATCTGTCACTGCCGCATGTGCCAGAAGGCCTTCGGTGCCTATTACGCGCCGCTCGTTTCGGTGCGCAACGTGGAATTCGAATGGACGCGCGGCGAGCCGAAACGGTTTCAATCCTCCAGTGTCGTCAAACGCGGTTTCTGCCCGGAATGCGGCACGCCGCTGACCTATGAGGCACCGGATGGCGTGGCGGTTGCGGCCGGCGCGTTTGACGATCCAGCAGCCCTGCCGCCAACCATTCAATGGGGCGTGGAACGCAAGATCGATTTCGTCGACACGCTTCACACCCTGCCCGCCGTCGCCACCGAGGACGACCTGACGCAGGTAGACTATCTCACCAACCTCGTTTCCTACCAGCATCCCGACCACGACACTGAAAACTGGCCACCGGAGAAAAGATAA
- a CDS encoding endonuclease domain-containing protein — MPHAKVKPQHREHARQMRKALTDAELKFWNAVRAHRLDGLSFRRQLPVAGYIVDFACPSHKIIVELDGFQHAEDAAAAYDRQRTRTLEELGWTVLRFWNDDILKDIDNVCLHIIRTAEENQP, encoded by the coding sequence ATGCCCCACGCCAAGGTCAAACCCCAACACCGGGAACATGCGCGGCAAATGCGAAAGGCTCTGACCGACGCCGAACTGAAATTCTGGAACGCGGTCCGTGCTCATCGCCTCGACGGCCTCTCTTTCAGACGCCAACTGCCTGTCGCCGGATATATCGTTGATTTCGCTTGCCCGTCACATAAGATCATCGTCGAACTGGATGGGTTTCAGCACGCTGAAGATGCTGCGGCAGCTTACGACCGGCAGAGAACACGGACACTTGAGGAACTAGGCTGGACCGTCCTCCGTTTCTGGAACGATGATATCCTCAAAGACATCGACAACGTCTGTCTCCACATTATCCGAACGGCAGAGGAGAACCAACCATGA
- the cysS gene encoding cysteine--tRNA ligase: MSLRLKLHNTLTREKSEFAPIDADNVRMYVCGPTVYDFAHIGNARPVIVFDVLFRLLRHVYGEDHVTYARNITDLDDKINARALRDYPHLPLNDAIHAVTKKTADQFHDDVAALGCLQPTVEPRATDYIAEMIYLIERLIERGHAYKAGGEVLFDTRSMADYGQLSKRPLDEQQAGARVAVEAHKKNPGDFVLWKLSSESEPGWESPWGLGRPGWHIECSAMAGRYLGEVFDIHGGGLDLIFPHHENEIAQSRCAHGTHVMANVWMHNGFVQVEGRKMSKSEGNFVTIYELLHTDKFGGRQWPGEVLRLAMLMTHYREPIDFSVKRLEEAERLLSKWPAAETSDAAADETVLEALADDLNTVAAVQALHALAHAANTDPSRLPAFAASAALLGVLPKKTEMDEAIVSAVDALVELRLEMLKAKNFAEADRLRDELSEKGIQLKDGKDKETGERTTTWELKR, encoded by the coding sequence ATGTCCTTGCGCCTGAAACTCCACAACACCCTGACCCGCGAAAAGTCGGAATTTGCGCCGATCGACGCTGATAATGTGCGCATGTATGTCTGCGGGCCAACGGTCTATGATTTCGCCCATATCGGCAATGCGCGCCCGGTCATCGTGTTCGATGTTCTCTTCCGCCTGCTACGCCACGTCTATGGCGAAGACCACGTAACCTATGCCCGCAACATCACTGACCTCGACGACAAGATCAACGCGCGGGCACTGCGCGACTATCCGCATCTGCCGCTCAACGACGCCATCCATGCGGTGACGAAAAAGACCGCCGACCAGTTCCATGATGACGTCGCCGCACTCGGCTGCCTTCAGCCGACTGTGGAGCCGCGCGCCACCGACTATATTGCCGAGATGATCTACCTCATCGAGAGGCTCATCGAACGCGGCCACGCCTATAAGGCGGGCGGCGAGGTTCTGTTCGACACCCGGTCGATGGCCGACTACGGCCAGCTTTCCAAACGCCCGCTGGACGAACAGCAGGCCGGCGCGCGTGTTGCGGTGGAGGCCCACAAAAAGAACCCCGGCGATTTCGTGCTGTGGAAGCTCTCCTCCGAGAGCGAACCGGGCTGGGAGAGCCCATGGGGTCTCGGTCGCCCGGGCTGGCACATCGAGTGCTCGGCCATGGCTGGCCGCTATCTCGGCGAAGTCTTCGATATTCACGGCGGCGGGCTCGACCTCATCTTCCCGCACCACGAAAACGAAATCGCGCAATCGCGCTGCGCCCATGGCACACATGTCATGGCCAATGTGTGGATGCATAACGGTTTCGTGCAGGTGGAAGGCCGCAAGATGTCGAAGTCCGAGGGCAACTTCGTGACGATCTACGAATTGCTGCACACGGATAAATTCGGCGGACGGCAATGGCCGGGCGAGGTTCTGCGCCTCGCCATGCTGATGACGCATTATCGCGAGCCGATCGATTTTTCGGTCAAGCGTCTGGAAGAGGCCGAACGCCTGCTCTCCAAATGGCCGGCAGCCGAGACCTCCGACGCCGCGGCGGATGAAACCGTGCTGGAGGCGCTCGCCGACGACCTCAACACGGTTGCGGCCGTGCAAGCACTGCATGCGCTGGCACATGCGGCAAACACCGACCCATCCAGGCTGCCCGCCTTCGCCGCAAGCGCCGCCCTGCTGGGCGTCCTGCCGAAGAAGACGGAGATGGACGAGGCCATCGTTTCGGCCGTGGATGCACTGGTGGAATTGCGCCTTGAAATGCTGAAGGCGAAGAACTTTGCGGAGGCCGACCGGTTGCGGGATGAGCTTTCCGAGAAGGGTATTCAGCTGAAGGATGGCAAGGACAAGGAGACTGGGGAACGGACGACGACGTGGGAGTTGAAGCGGTAG
- a CDS encoding SDR family NAD(P)-dependent oxidoreductase, with the protein MTIDLKGRIALVTGASRGIGYFTALELAKAGAHVIACARTVGGLEELDDAIKAVGGTATLVPFDLADMKAIDALGANIYERWGKLDILVANAGVLGVISPVGHIEAKVFERVMNINVTATWRLIRSVEPLLLKSDAGRALILSSGVAHSCRPFWGVYATSKAAVEALARTWAAETQKSPLRINSINPGATRTAMRAQAMPGEDPATVPHPSEVAAAILPLASPDLTETGKLFLVRDKKFVEYRQPE; encoded by the coding sequence ATGACTATCGATCTCAAGGGCCGCATCGCTCTCGTTACCGGCGCTTCGCGCGGCATCGGCTATTTCACGGCGCTGGAACTGGCCAAGGCCGGCGCGCATGTCATCGCCTGCGCCCGCACGGTCGGCGGCCTTGAGGAGCTTGACGACGCCATCAAGGCCGTTGGCGGCACGGCGACGCTGGTTCCCTTCGATCTCGCCGACATGAAAGCCATCGATGCGCTGGGCGCCAATATCTACGAGCGCTGGGGCAAGCTCGATATTCTGGTCGCCAATGCCGGCGTTCTCGGCGTGATTTCCCCGGTTGGCCATATCGAGGCGAAGGTCTTCGAAAGGGTCATGAACATCAACGTCACCGCCACCTGGCGGCTGATCCGCTCGGTGGAGCCGCTGCTGTTGAAATCGGATGCCGGCCGTGCGCTGATTCTGTCTTCGGGTGTCGCCCATAGCTGTCGCCCCTTCTGGGGCGTCTACGCCACCTCCAAGGCCGCCGTGGAAGCGCTCGCCCGCACCTGGGCCGCGGAAACGCAGAAGTCCCCGCTGCGCATCAACAGCATCAATCCCGGCGCCACGCGCACCGCCATGCGCGCCCAGGCCATGCCCGGCGAGGACCCGGCAACCGTGCCGCATCCGTCCGAAGTTGCCGCTGCCATCCTTCCCCTCGCCTCGCCCGACCTTACCGAAACCGGCAAGCTCTTCCTGGTGCGCGACAAGAAATTCGTGGAATATCGCCAGCCGGAATAA
- the purF gene encoding amidophosphoribosyltransferase, translating to MIEPLSHSPFSGSTFKEEIDGDTLHEECGVFGILGHDDASALTALGLHALQHRGQEAAGIVSFDGKRFHQERHMGLVGDHYTDPATLARLPGSIAIGHTRYSTTGEVAMRNVQPLFAELEEGGISIAHNGNFTNGLTLRRQIIATGAICQSTSDTEVVLHLIARSRHSSTADRFIDAIRQMEGGYSMLAMTRTKLIAARDPIGIRPLVMGELDGKPIFCSETCALDIIGAKFVRDVENGEVIICEIQPDGSITIDARKPSKPQPERLCLFEYVYFARPDSVVGGRNVYTTRKNMGMNLAKEAPLEADVVVPVPDGGTPAALGFAQASGIPFEYGIIRNHYVGRTFIEPTQQIRAFGVKLKHSANRAMIEGKRVVLVDDSIVRGTTSVKIVQMIREAGAKEVHIRVASPMIFHPDFYGIDTPDADKLLANQYADVDAMAKFIGADSLAFLSIDGLYRAVGGENRNHARPQFTDHYFTGDYPTRLLDQNGEAMGSKISMLASNG from the coding sequence ATGATTGAGCCGCTTTCGCATTCCCCGTTTTCTGGGTCCACTTTCAAGGAAGAGATCGATGGCGATACGCTGCATGAAGAATGCGGCGTTTTCGGCATTCTCGGCCATGACGATGCCTCGGCGCTGACCGCTCTCGGCCTGCATGCGCTTCAGCATCGCGGCCAGGAAGCAGCCGGCATCGTCTCCTTTGATGGCAAGCGCTTCCATCAGGAGCGCCATATGGGCCTCGTCGGCGATCATTATACCGATCCGGCAACCCTTGCCCGCCTGCCCGGCTCCATCGCGATTGGCCACACCCGTTATTCCACGACAGGCGAAGTGGCGATGCGCAATGTGCAGCCGCTGTTTGCCGAGCTGGAAGAAGGCGGCATTTCGATTGCCCATAACGGCAATTTCACCAACGGCCTGACGCTGCGCCGCCAGATCATCGCCACCGGCGCCATCTGTCAGTCGACATCGGATACCGAAGTCGTGCTGCATCTCATCGCCCGTTCACGCCACTCTTCCACCGCCGATCGTTTCATCGATGCTATCAGGCAGATGGAAGGCGGTTATTCGATGCTGGCGATGACGCGGACCAAGCTGATCGCCGCCCGCGACCCGATCGGCATCCGCCCGCTGGTCATGGGAGAGCTTGATGGCAAGCCGATCTTCTGCTCGGAAACCTGTGCTCTCGACATCATCGGCGCGAAATTCGTGCGCGACGTGGAAAACGGCGAAGTCATCATCTGCGAAATCCAGCCTGACGGTTCTATCACCATCGATGCCCGCAAGCCCTCGAAGCCGCAGCCGGAGCGTCTCTGCCTGTTCGAATATGTCTATTTCGCCCGTCCCGATTCCGTCGTCGGCGGCCGCAACGTCTATACGACGCGCAAGAACATGGGCATGAACCTTGCCAAGGAAGCGCCGCTGGAAGCCGATGTCGTGGTTCCGGTTCCCGATGGCGGCACGCCGGCAGCGCTCGGTTTTGCGCAGGCAAGCGGTATTCCCTTCGAATACGGCATCATCCGCAACCATTATGTCGGTCGCACCTTCATTGAGCCGACACAGCAGATCCGCGCTTTCGGCGTCAAGCTCAAGCATTCCGCCAACCGGGCGATGATCGAAGGCAAGCGCGTGGTGCTGGTGGATGATTCCATCGTGCGCGGCACGACTTCGGTGAAGATCGTGCAGATGATCCGCGAGGCGGGCGCCAAGGAAGTGCATATCCGCGTCGCCAGCCCGATGATCTTCCATCCGGATTTCTACGGCATCGACACGCCTGACGCTGATAAGCTGCTCGCCAACCAATATGCCGATGTGGACGCCATGGCGAAATTCATTGGTGCCGATTCGCTGGCTTTCCTGTCGATTGACGGGCTGTACCGCGCCGTTGGCGGTGAAAACCGCAACCACGCGCGCCCGCAGTTCACCGACCATTATTTCACCGGCGATTATCCGACCCGTCTTCTCGACCAGAACGGCGAGGCCATGGGCAGCAAGATTTCCATGCTGGCCAGCAACGGCTGA
- a CDS encoding CvpA family protein, with protein sequence MPITIFDGIVIAVVLFSALLAMVRGFSREILSIASWGGSVAAAYYLYPVLLPYARNYTDDDKIAIAGSAGVVFLVSLIVISFITSRIADFIIDSRIGALDRTLGFLFGAARGILLLVVAVAFWNWLVDVKTQPQWVTQAKSKPFLDGLVGKLEAVLPDDIEPQIRARILGKPQEPAAAQTPAEDVPATNQPATNN encoded by the coding sequence ATGCCCATTACAATTTTCGACGGCATCGTCATCGCCGTTGTTCTTTTCTCCGCCCTTCTTGCGATGGTGCGCGGTTTTTCCCGCGAGATTCTGTCGATTGCGAGCTGGGGCGGCTCGGTCGCCGCGGCCTATTATCTTTATCCGGTCCTGCTGCCCTATGCGCGCAACTATACCGATGACGACAAGATCGCCATTGCCGGTTCGGCAGGCGTGGTCTTCCTCGTCTCGCTGATCGTGATTTCCTTCATCACCTCGCGCATTGCAGATTTCATCATCGACAGCCGCATCGGCGCGCTGGATCGCACGCTCGGTTTCCTGTTCGGCGCGGCGCGCGGCATCCTGCTCTTGGTCGTCGCCGTCGCCTTCTGGAACTGGCTCGTGGATGTGAAGACGCAGCCGCAATGGGTGACGCAGGCCAAGTCCAAGCCCTTCCTCGACGGGCTGGTGGGCAAGCTGGAGGCGGTTCTGCCTGACGATATCGAACCGCAGATCCGCGCCCGCATCCTTGGAAAACCACAGGAACCGGCAGCCGCACAGACGCCTGCGGAAGATGTGCCGGCAACAAATCAACCGGCAACGAATAATTGA
- the radA gene encoding DNA repair protein RadA, with amino-acid sequence MAKAKTQFVCQNCGTVHNRWAGKCEGCGEWNTIVEEDPMGGIGSGPGKVPKKGRPVTLTSLSGEIEEAPRIPTGISELDRATGGGFVRGSAVLIGGDPGIGKSTLLMQAAAALSRRGHRVIYVSGEEAVAQVRLRAQRLGSADTDVLLAAETNVEDILATVSEGKRPDLIIIDSIQTLWSDTADSAPGTVTQVRTGVQAMIRFAKQTGATMVLVGHVTKEGQIAGPRVVEHMVDAVLYFEGDRGHHYRILRTVKNRFGPTDEIGVFEMSDGGLREVSNPSELFLGERNEKSPGAAVFAGIEGTRPVLVEVQALVAATSLGTPRRAVVGWDSSRLAMILAVLEAHCGVKLGQHDVYLNVAGGYRISEPAADMAIASALVSSLAGLALPADCVYFGEISLSGAVRPVAHTVQRLKEAEKLGFSAALLPSGSAELPKAGKGRWTEIESLPDLVAHIAGSGNRFKQVEDDEY; translated from the coding sequence ATGGCCAAAGCCAAGACCCAATTCGTGTGCCAGAACTGTGGCACGGTGCATAACCGCTGGGCGGGGAAATGCGAAGGCTGCGGCGAGTGGAATACCATCGTCGAAGAAGACCCGATGGGCGGCATCGGCTCCGGGCCGGGCAAAGTGCCGAAGAAGGGCAGACCCGTCACGCTGACATCGCTGTCCGGCGAGATCGAGGAAGCGCCGCGCATTCCGACCGGCATCAGCGAGCTGGACCGGGCGACCGGCGGCGGTTTCGTGCGCGGTTCGGCTGTGTTGATCGGCGGCGATCCGGGCATTGGCAAATCGACCCTCTTGATGCAGGCGGCGGCCGCCCTTTCGCGGCGTGGTCACCGCGTCATCTATGTCTCGGGCGAAGAGGCGGTGGCACAGGTGCGCCTGCGCGCCCAGCGGCTCGGTTCGGCGGATACCGACGTGCTTCTGGCGGCGGAAACCAATGTCGAGGATATTCTGGCGACGGTTTCCGAGGGCAAGCGGCCCGATCTCATCATCATCGATTCCATCCAGACATTGTGGAGCGACACGGCCGATTCCGCCCCCGGCACGGTGACGCAGGTGCGCACCGGCGTGCAGGCGATGATCCGTTTCGCCAAGCAGACGGGTGCGACCATGGTGCTTGTCGGCCATGTCACCAAGGAAGGCCAGATCGCCGGGCCGCGCGTGGTGGAGCACATGGTCGATGCCGTGCTTTATTTCGAGGGCGACCGCGGCCACCACTATCGAATCCTGCGTACCGTCAAGAACCGCTTCGGGCCGACGGACGAGATCGGCGTGTTCGAAATGTCGGATGGCGGTCTGCGGGAAGTCTCCAACCCCTCCGAATTGTTCCTCGGCGAGCGCAATGAAAAATCCCCCGGTGCTGCGGTTTTTGCCGGTATCGAAGGCACGCGGCCCGTGCTGGTCGAAGTGCAGGCGCTGGTCGCGGCGACGTCGCTCGGCACCCCGCGCCGCGCCGTGGTCGGTTGGGACAGTTCGCGGCTCGCGATGATCCTTGCCGTGCTGGAGGCCCATTGTGGCGTAAAGCTCGGCCAGCATGACGTCTATCTGAACGTTGCCGGCGGATACCGCATTTCCGAACCGGCGGCGGATATGGCGATTGCCTCGGCTCTGGTTTCCTCGCTTGCCGGTCTTGCCCTGCCCGCCGATTGCGTCTATTTCGGCGAAATCAGCCTGTCGGGTGCCGTCAGGCCAGTGGCGCATACGGTGCAGCGATTGAAAGAAGCTGAAAAACTTGGCTTTTCCGCCGCACTTCTGCCGTCAGGTTCGGCTGAATTGCCGAAAGCGGGCAAGGGTCGCTGGACGGAAATTGAAAGCCTTCCGGACCTCGTGGCCCACATCGCCGGCTCCGGCAACCGGTTCAAACAGGTTGAGGACGACGAATATTGA
- a CDS encoding type II toxin-antitoxin system RelE/ParE family toxin, with the protein MSNAFPPSKKRGPIIKIRTPIWTTRARRDLAEDHAYIETENPVAADRLVLDIYNKIESIAAIGLTGVSRHGYGTGLRSIAYRDRVIFFRVNNGELTVMRVLHGHQDISADDFKQEEN; encoded by the coding sequence ATATCAAACGCGTTTCCGCCCAGCAAAAAACGGGGACCGATCATTAAAATTCGGACCCCTATCTGGACCACGAGGGCAAGGCGCGATCTTGCCGAAGACCATGCTTACATTGAGACCGAAAATCCCGTTGCTGCGGATCGCCTCGTTCTCGATATCTACAACAAAATCGAATCGATAGCGGCAATTGGTTTGACCGGCGTCTCAAGACATGGATACGGCACGGGGCTTCGCAGCATTGCGTATCGAGATCGTGTGATTTTCTTTCGTGTCAACAATGGCGAACTAACCGTAATGCGCGTGCTGCACGGCCATCAAGACATTTCCGCCGACGATTTTAAACAAGAAGAAAACTGA
- a CDS encoding type II toxin-antitoxin system ParD family antitoxin — translation MPEIHLSEQDEKFIEEQVAAGIYSDADAVIHASLQLLSSDEGKRAALKLLIQEGIDDAEAGRVHRYASQNDFLSDIKRVSAQQKTGTDH, via the coding sequence ATGCCCGAAATCCATTTGAGCGAGCAGGACGAGAAGTTCATCGAGGAGCAGGTTGCGGCAGGCATCTATAGCGATGCAGATGCCGTTATTCATGCGAGCTTGCAATTGCTGAGCAGTGACGAAGGCAAAAGAGCCGCGCTGAAGTTGCTGATACAGGAAGGCATTGACGACGCTGAGGCTGGACGGGTTCACCGCTATGCCTCACAAAACGACTTTCTGAGCGATATCAAACGCGTTTCCGCCCAGCAAAAAACGGGGACCGATCATTAA
- the alr gene encoding alanine racemase, with product MTDDFEDSFPDNETDAFEQAPLRLTVDLGALADNWRDMKKRSGRARTAAVVKADAYGLGIEDCGATLYHAGARDFFVATVAEGATLRSYAPEARIFVLSGIWQGQERQVFDNDLVPVLASEEQLSFWMATVAERGDHPCALHVDTGFNRLGLPLDDALFLADDVTRPASFDPVLVLSHLACADTPSSPMNRAQLESFRRVSAAFEGIESSLSASAGIFLGPDYHFDLTRPGIALYGGEAVNDVANPMRPVAKAEARIIQIREAGEGQTVSYGSSFLLKRASRLAIASVGYADGYQRSLSGSGIPLREMGHGGAYGVVNGHKVPVAGRVTMDLTIFDVTDVPANAIRAGDYIELFGPNVPVDETARAAGTIGYEMLTGLGLRYERQYLVADD from the coding sequence ATGACAGACGACTTCGAAGACAGCTTTCCCGACAACGAAACCGATGCGTTCGAGCAAGCCCCGCTGCGATTGACCGTCGATCTCGGCGCTCTCGCCGACAATTGGCGGGACATGAAGAAGCGGTCCGGAAGAGCCCGCACGGCCGCCGTCGTCAAGGCCGATGCCTATGGTCTCGGCATCGAGGATTGTGGTGCGACGCTTTACCATGCCGGCGCGCGGGACTTCTTCGTGGCGACGGTGGCCGAGGGCGCGACCCTTCGCTCCTATGCTCCGGAAGCGCGCATCTTCGTATTGTCAGGCATCTGGCAGGGCCAGGAACGGCAGGTGTTCGACAATGATCTGGTGCCGGTGCTGGCCTCCGAGGAGCAACTGTCCTTCTGGATGGCGACGGTCGCCGAGCGGGGTGACCACCCCTGCGCGCTGCATGTGGACACCGGCTTCAATCGCCTCGGCCTGCCGCTTGATGACGCGCTGTTTCTGGCCGACGACGTGACACGGCCGGCGAGTTTCGACCCGGTTCTGGTGCTGTCGCATCTCGCCTGCGCCGATACACCGTCCTCCCCCATGAACAGGGCGCAGCTCGAATCATTCCGAAGGGTTAGCGCCGCCTTCGAAGGTATCGAATCAAGCCTTTCGGCATCCGCCGGTATCTTTCTCGGTCCCGACTATCATTTCGACCTCACCCGCCCCGGCATCGCCCTTTATGGCGGCGAGGCGGTCAACGATGTGGCCAACCCGATGCGGCCCGTCGCCAAGGCCGAGGCCCGGATCATCCAGATACGCGAAGCAGGCGAAGGCCAGACGGTGAGCTATGGCAGCAGCTTCCTGCTCAAGCGCGCAAGCCGGCTTGCCATCGCATCCGTCGGTTATGCGGATGGCTATCAGCGTTCGCTGTCCGGCTCGGGCATTCCCTTACGTGAAATGGGCCATGGCGGTGCATATGGCGTCGTCAACGGCCACAAGGTGCCCGTGGCCGGGCGCGTGACCATGGACCTGACTATTTTCGACGTCACGGATGTGCCGGCAAATGCCATTCGCGCTGGCGACTATATCGAGCTTTTTGGCCCCAACGTTCCAGTCGATGAAACCGCACGGGCGGCCGGCACGATCGGTTATGAGATGCTGACGGGGCTCGGCCTGCGTTACGAACGGCAATATCTGGTAGCGGATGACTGA
- a CDS encoding AraC family transcriptional regulator, with product MHNVSQEQALDVMPVATTETTRFWRDRRFGGMECLSATFLTHEYSPHAHDTFSIGAIESGSQISTIQGTTEQTGPGHLYLINPDEVHDGAPGGGGYRYRMIYPDAELLRDIIEDVTGRVFHGMPSFPKFLPRDPQMAASFQMAHRRLEAKTGALEADEGMFSVLAALFGRHGSAIILAVETREKTAVYNARDYLTDNYETDIGLEELASIAGLSRAHLIRAFRKEFHITPHAYLTDVRIRQARRLLRAGEMPAEVAALCGFADQAHFTRHFKARTGVTPGQFRLG from the coding sequence ATGCACAATGTTTCGCAGGAACAGGCTCTGGATGTCATGCCCGTTGCCACGACGGAAACCACGCGTTTCTGGCGTGACCGGCGTTTTGGCGGCATGGAATGCCTGAGCGCGACGTTCCTCACCCATGAATATTCGCCGCATGCGCATGACACGTTTTCCATAGGCGCCATCGAAAGCGGCTCGCAGATTTCCACCATTCAGGGCACCACTGAACAGACGGGGCCGGGGCACCTTTATCTCATCAATCCCGACGAGGTTCACGACGGAGCGCCGGGCGGTGGCGGTTATCGCTACCGCATGATCTACCCCGACGCGGAACTGTTGCGCGACATCATCGAGGACGTGACGGGCAGGGTCTTTCACGGCATGCCGTCCTTCCCGAAGTTTCTGCCGCGCGATCCTCAGATGGCCGCCTCCTTCCAGATGGCGCATCGGCGGCTGGAAGCCAAAACCGGCGCGCTGGAAGCGGATGAGGGCATGTTCTCGGTTCTCGCCGCGCTGTTTGGAAGGCACGGCAGCGCCATCATCCTGGCCGTCGAAACCCGCGAAAAAACGGCGGTCTATAACGCCCGCGACTATCTTACCGATAATTACGAAACCGATATCGGCTTGGAGGAACTGGCGTCCATCGCCGGTCTCAGCCGTGCCCACCTCATCCGCGCGTTTCGCAAGGAGTTTCACATCACTCCACATGCCTATCTGACGGATGTGCGCATCCGGCAGGCGCGCCGCCTGCTACGCGCCGGTGAGATGCCGGCCGAGGTGGCGGCACTGTGCGGTTTTGCCGATCAGGCGCATTTTACCCGGCATTTCAAGGCGCGCACCGGCGTCACGCCGGGCCAATTTCGGCTTGGGTAA
- a CDS encoding AzlC family ABC transporter permease — MSTSEKRAELIAGLRSAAPLLVAMVPIGVVFGAVAIGKGLSPLEASLMSLLVFAGGSQFVAMDLWTHPASWTALGFAALLVNLRHVLMSASIAGKLDDFKGWRKYAAMLVLTDESWALAEFRVIAGRLTAAFFAGAALSIYLVWNLATLAGALLGAVVGDMSVIGLDFAFPAVFIVLLMGFWKGRETGLVLLASASAACLTHALVPGAWYIAAGAMAGLAVAAFGRAEQVEQPA, encoded by the coding sequence ATGTCCACATCGGAAAAACGCGCAGAGTTGATTGCGGGGCTGAGGTCCGCCGCTCCTTTGCTGGTTGCCATGGTGCCGATCGGCGTGGTGTTCGGCGCGGTTGCCATCGGCAAGGGCCTGTCGCCGCTCGAGGCCTCGCTGATGTCGCTGTTGGTCTTTGCCGGCGGCTCGCAATTCGTCGCCATGGATCTCTGGACCCACCCGGCCAGCTGGACCGCACTCGGATTTGCGGCTCTACTGGTCAATCTGCGCCATGTGCTGATGAGCGCCTCCATTGCCGGCAAGCTGGATGATTTCAAGGGCTGGCGGAAATATGCGGCCATGCTGGTGCTGACGGATGAATCCTGGGCCCTTGCGGAATTCCGGGTCATTGCCGGCAGGCTCACGGCAGCCTTTTTCGCCGGTGCCGCGCTCTCCATCTATCTGGTCTGGAATCTTGCAACACTCGCCGGCGCGCTACTCGGTGCGGTGGTGGGGGACATGTCGGTCATCGGTCTGGATTTCGCCTTTCCAGCCGTCTTCATCGTGTTGCTCATGGGCTTCTGGAAGGGCAGGGAAACCGGCTTGGTGCTTCTGGCAAGCGCATCCGCTGCCTGTCTTACCCACGCGCTGGTCCCGGGCGCCTGGTATATCGCCGCCGGCGCGATGGCGGGGCTTGCGGTCGCCGCCTTCGGCCGTGCGGAACAGGTGGAGCAGCCGGCATGA
- a CDS encoding AzlD family protein — protein sequence MTLDPNTLLTILAMMAATVTTRLGGLLLVSHFTLTPRLKKALGVVPPAVLMAVVTPTALASGAAETIACAVTAIAALRLSLLPAATLGVVTVALLRGIGL from the coding sequence ATGACGCTCGATCCGAACACGCTCCTGACGATCCTCGCCATGATGGCGGCAACTGTTACAACGCGCCTTGGCGGCCTGCTGCTGGTCAGTCATTTCACCCTGACGCCGCGTCTGAAAAAGGCGCTCGGCGTGGTGCCGCCTGCCGTCCTGATGGCCGTGGTCACGCCGACTGCACTCGCCAGCGGGGCGGCCGAAACTATCGCCTGCGCGGTAACGGCAATCGCGGCGCTGCGGCTCAGCCTGCTGCCGGCCGCCACGCTCGGCGTCGTCACCGTGGCGTTGCTGCGCGGAATCGGATTGTAA